In one Rutidosis leptorrhynchoides isolate AG116_Rl617_1_P2 chromosome 8, CSIRO_AGI_Rlap_v1, whole genome shotgun sequence genomic region, the following are encoded:
- the LOC139861317 gene encoding probable galacturonosyltransferase-like 9 — protein sequence MIDSFHFYVIFLSILHLPITCIGIRSFPSTAESISFNSDEFFGFTEAPEYRNGVGCRSDRSDIVHVAMTLDSEYLRGSIAAVHSVLRHASCPENIFVHFIAAEFDPASPRVLTRLVRNVFPSLTFKVYIFREDTVINLISSSIRVALENPLNYARNYLGDILDPSVNRVIYLDTDVVLVDDIKKLWNIVLQKNRVIGAPEYCHANFTNYFTDNFWSDPLMAFTFNGPVKRRPCYFNTGVMVMDMKKWRKGNFRRKIENWMEVQRKKRIYELGSLPPFLLVFGGNVEPIDHRWNQHGLGGDNVKGSCRGLHSGPVSLLHWSGKGKPWVRYDEKRPCPLDYLWKPYDLYKNVKDDDYENESQPLDIEVEVGSNISEFLVYSNYLI from the coding sequence ATGATTGATTCTTTCCATTTTTACGTAATCTTTCTTTCAATTTTACATCTCCCAATCACCTGCATCGGAATCCGTTCTTTTCCGTCCACCGCTGAATCTATTTCATTCAATTCCGATGAATTTTTCGGTTTCACCGAAGCGCCGGAATATCGTAACGGCGTCGGCTGCCGCTCCGACAGATCAGACATCGTACACGTGGCAATGACACTAGACTCCGAGTATCTACGTGGATCAATCGCCGCCGTACATTCCGTTCTCCGTCACGCATCTTGTCCGGAAAATATATTCGTTCATTTCATAGCAGCGGAGTTTGATCCAGCAAGTCCACGTGTCCTCACTCGATTGGTCAGAAACGTATTCCCTTCATTGACTTTCAAGGTTTATATATTCCGTGAAGATACTGTTATAAATCTGATATCGTCATCAATTCGGGTCGCGTTGGAAAACCCGTTAAACTACGCGAGAAATTATTTAGGTGATATACTTGACCCGAGTGTAAACCGGGTTATTTACCTAGACACGGATGTGGTGTTAGTAGACGATATAAAAAAGTTATGGAATATCGTTTTACAAAAGAATCGGGTTATTGGAGCCCCGGAATATTGTCATGCCAATTTTACTAATTACTTTACGGATAACTTTTGGTCCGACCCACTAATGGCGTTTACTTTTAATGGGCCGGTTAAAAGACGCCCGTGTTATTTTAATACTGGCGTTATGGTTATGGATATGAAAAAATGGCGAAAAGGTAATTTTCGGCGAAAAATAGAGAATTGGATGGAAGTACAAAGAAAAAAAAGGATTTACGAGTTGGGCTCGTTACCgccttttttattagtttttggagGTAACGTTGAGCCCATTGATCACCGATGGAACCAACATGGGCTCGGGGGCGATAATGTGAAGGGAAGTTGTAGGGGGTTGCATTCGGGCCCGGTAAGTTTGTTACATTGGAGCGGAAAAGGGAAACCATGGGTTCGATACGATGAAAAGAGACCGTGTCCATTGGATTATTTGTGGAAGCCGTATGATTTGTATAAAAATGTGAAGGATGATGATTACGAGAATGAATCTCAACCGTTGGATATTGAAGTTGAAGTTGGTAGTAATATTAGTGAGTTTCTTGTGTATTCGAATTATTTGATTTGA